In a genomic window of Croceibacterium sp. TMG7-5b_MA50:
- a CDS encoding integration host factor subunit alpha yields MMRSVGTLTRADLAETLNRKLGLSRAESLNLVESILAKMCEALSEGQNVKISSFGSFVLRDKRERVGRNPKTGIEVPITPRRVMTFRASQKLKDRIGASA; encoded by the coding sequence ATGATGCGCTCCGTAGGTACACTGACGCGGGCTGATTTGGCCGAGACGCTGAACCGGAAGCTGGGCCTGTCCCGCGCCGAAAGCCTGAACCTGGTCGAATCAATCTTGGCCAAGATGTGCGAGGCGTTGTCCGAGGGGCAGAACGTCAAGATCTCCAGCTTCGGCAGCTTCGTGCTGCGTGACAAGCGGGAGCGGGTGGGCCGCAATCCCAAGACCGGGATCGAGGTGCCGATCACGCCGCGCCGCGTGATGACCTTCCGCGCCAGTCAGAAGCTGAAGGACCGGATCGGCGCCTCTGCCTGA
- a CDS encoding MerR family transcriptional regulator, protein MPDGKEPGALRTIGELSAMLGVKQHVLRYWEQQFPTLRPLKRSGGRRYYRPEDVALVTRIDALVNRDGYTIKGARAALSQGPNADDTPVAAPAPDTAEIVADADEVLASLRAIRDRLATALAY, encoded by the coding sequence ATGCCGGACGGGAAGGAGCCAGGTGCGCTGCGCACCATTGGCGAGCTGTCCGCCATGCTGGGCGTAAAGCAGCATGTCCTGCGATACTGGGAACAGCAATTCCCCACATTGCGCCCGCTGAAGCGCAGCGGTGGCCGCCGCTACTACCGGCCGGAGGATGTGGCGCTGGTCACCCGGATCGATGCGCTGGTCAATCGGGACGGCTACACGATCAAGGGCGCCCGCGCCGCGCTGTCGCAAGGACCGAACGCGGACGACACGCCGGTCGCGGCACCCGCTCCTGACACGGCGGAGATCGTCGCCGATGCGGACGAGGTGCTTGCCAGCCTGCGGGCCATCCGCGACCGGCTGGCCACGGCGCTGGCCTACTGA
- a CDS encoding mechanosensitive ion channel: MNYIAVLQERVLQMARGFVAILPNIGIALLILFLTWFLARFAVRIADRLTAHTHLRESLKQLVETLVRVGIWIAGIMIAATVVMPGLTPASLFAGVGIGAVAIGFAFQDIFENFLAGVLIMVREKMHIGDIIEVEGIRGRVERINLRETFIRQLTGELTLLPNSMLFKNPVRILTDQTLRRDELVVGVGYDADLKQAMDLIRSAFDGLEGIAPDKPIGIYAREFGASSIDLLVQWWTAAAPRDQRETRTDVLLAIKAKLDGAGIEIPFPYLTHTFKEPLPLRRAAVLPTDQ, translated from the coding sequence GTGAACTACATCGCCGTGCTGCAGGAACGCGTGTTGCAGATGGCCCGCGGCTTCGTCGCCATTCTGCCGAACATCGGCATTGCGCTGCTGATCCTGTTCCTGACCTGGTTCCTCGCCCGCTTCGCGGTACGCATTGCCGACCGGCTGACCGCCCACACGCACCTGCGCGAAAGCCTGAAGCAACTGGTGGAAACGCTGGTGCGGGTCGGCATTTGGATCGCCGGTATCATGATCGCCGCCACCGTCGTCATGCCCGGCCTGACACCTGCCAGCCTGTTCGCCGGAGTGGGCATCGGCGCCGTCGCGATCGGCTTCGCCTTCCAGGACATCTTCGAGAACTTCCTCGCCGGTGTGCTCATCATGGTGCGCGAGAAGATGCACATCGGCGACATCATTGAGGTGGAAGGCATCCGCGGACGGGTTGAACGCATCAACCTGCGCGAAACGTTCATCCGCCAGTTGACCGGGGAGCTGACGCTGCTGCCCAATTCCATGCTGTTCAAGAACCCGGTCCGCATCCTGACCGACCAGACGCTGCGCCGGGACGAGCTGGTGGTGGGCGTCGGCTACGATGCCGACCTCAAGCAGGCAATGGACCTGATCCGGTCCGCTTTTGACGGGCTGGAAGGTATCGCCCCCGACAAGCCGATCGGCATCTATGCGCGGGAGTTCGGCGCCAGTTCGATTGACCTGCTGGTGCAATGGTGGACGGCCGCCGCCCCGCGCGACCAGCGCGAGACCCGCACAGACGTGCTGCTGGCGATCAAGGCGAAGCTGGACGGCGCTGGGATCGAGATACCCTTCCCCTACCTGACCCACACCTTCAAGGAACCGCTGCCGTTGCGACGGGCGGCGGTCCTGCCGACCGATCAGTAG
- a CDS encoding lysine--tRNA ligase has product MFDEALIAAARVSKAWPFQEAMKLVKRYPGGKPGGAPVLFETGYGPSGLPHIGTFQEVLRTTLVRRAYEIVASTDGTPAPTRLVAFSDDMDGLRKVPDNVPNGDLLRAHLGRPLSRIPDPFGTHASFAAHNNAMLRDFLDRFGFEYEFVSASDRYNSGAFDDALRGVLRHYDAIMGVMLPTLREERRQTYSPVLPVSPITGEVLQVPVEVVDADGGIVRFVDQGRTIEQSILGGQAKLQWKVDWAMRWVALGVDYEMYGKDLTDSGTQSGKIAQVLGGRRPEGLIYELFLDEHGEKISKSKGNGLTIDEWLTYGTEESLGFYIFPNPKSAKSLHVGVIPRAVDDYWQFRGKIPEQPVDQRLGNPAWHLLRANGDAGGAGDTLPVTYGLLLNLVGVLGAGATREQVWSYLGNYIADPDPAKHPQLDALVTAALAYNRDFVAPTLQRRAPTVNEAAALAELDRQLDGMAGADAEALQTMVYEIGKHPEYGFENLRDWFKALYETLLGSPQGPRMGSFIALYGIPGTRTLIAEALTATGGPDTTS; this is encoded by the coding sequence ATGTTTGACGAAGCGCTGATCGCCGCCGCCCGCGTGTCCAAGGCCTGGCCGTTCCAGGAGGCGATGAAGCTGGTGAAGCGCTATCCCGGCGGTAAGCCGGGCGGTGCGCCCGTCCTGTTCGAGACCGGCTATGGCCCCAGCGGCCTGCCGCATATCGGCACCTTCCAGGAGGTTCTGCGCACCACGCTGGTCCGCCGCGCCTACGAGATCGTCGCCAGCACGGACGGCACACCCGCGCCGACCCGGCTGGTCGCGTTCAGCGACGACATGGACGGTCTGCGCAAGGTGCCCGACAACGTGCCGAACGGCGATCTGCTGCGCGCGCATCTGGGCCGGCCGCTCAGCCGCATTCCCGATCCCTTCGGCACGCATGCGAGCTTCGCCGCGCACAACAATGCGATGCTGCGTGACTTCCTGGACCGGTTCGGGTTCGAGTACGAATTCGTCTCCGCGTCGGACCGGTACAATAGCGGCGCGTTCGACGATGCTCTGCGCGGTGTGCTGCGCCATTATGACGCGATCATGGGTGTGATGCTGCCCACCCTGCGGGAGGAACGGCGTCAGACCTACAGCCCGGTCCTGCCGGTCAGCCCCATTACCGGCGAGGTACTGCAGGTGCCGGTCGAGGTCGTCGATGCCGATGGCGGTATCGTCCGGTTCGTCGATCAGGGCCGCACAATCGAACAGTCGATCCTGGGTGGGCAGGCCAAGCTGCAGTGGAAGGTCGACTGGGCGATGCGCTGGGTCGCGTTGGGCGTCGATTACGAGATGTACGGCAAGGATCTGACCGACAGCGGCACGCAATCCGGCAAGATCGCGCAGGTGCTGGGCGGCCGTCGGCCGGAAGGGCTCATCTACGAGCTGTTCCTGGATGAGCATGGCGAGAAGATCAGCAAGTCCAAGGGGAACGGCCTGACGATCGACGAATGGCTTACCTACGGCACCGAAGAGAGCCTGGGCTTCTACATCTTCCCCAATCCCAAGAGTGCCAAGAGCCTGCATGTCGGCGTGATCCCGCGCGCGGTGGACGATTACTGGCAGTTCCGCGGCAAGATACCGGAGCAGCCGGTCGATCAGCGATTAGGCAACCCGGCCTGGCACCTGCTGCGCGCCAATGGCGATGCCGGCGGGGCGGGGGACACGCTGCCCGTGACTTATGGCCTGCTGCTGAACCTGGTGGGTGTGCTGGGCGCCGGCGCCACGCGCGAACAGGTATGGTCCTATCTCGGCAATTACATCGCCGATCCCGACCCGGCGAAGCACCCGCAACTGGATGCGCTGGTCACCGCCGCGCTCGCCTACAACCGGGATTTCGTCGCCCCCACGTTGCAACGGCGGGCCCCCACCGTGAACGAAGCGGCCGCGCTGGCCGAGCTTGACCGCCAACTCGATGGCATGGCCGGTGCCGATGCGGAGGCACTACAGACCATGGTGTACGAGATCGGCAAGCACCCGGAGTACGGCTTCGAGAACCTGCGTGACTGGTTCAAGGCCTTGTACGAGACGCTGCTCGGCAGTCCGCAGGGGCCGCGAATGGGCAGCTTCATCGCCCTCTACGGCATTCCCGGTACGCGCACGCTGATCGCGGAGGCGCTTACAGCCACGGGCGGACCCGATACCACTTCGTGA
- a CDS encoding 2OG-Fe(II) oxygenase, with the protein MAADPDNLPDESGHPDKAQLRRIGRTLRDRLADNPAAYRVPGDKVELWAIGDFLSAAECAQLITMIDETAQPSGAFDMPYESGYRTSYSGDVDPAAPFVRRIQRRFDDLLGLEPETGETIQGQRYLVGQQFQHHTDWFPSNSPYWQMERGRGGQRAVTAMAFLNPVEGGGTTDFPRLSLSIEPKPGALLVWNNATADGTPNPWTIHAGRPVTAGVKYVITKWYRVRPWL; encoded by the coding sequence ATGGCTGCCGATCCTGACAATCTGCCCGACGAAAGCGGCCATCCCGACAAGGCGCAATTGCGCCGGATCGGTCGCACCCTGCGCGATCGGCTGGCGGACAATCCCGCAGCCTACCGGGTGCCCGGCGACAAGGTGGAGCTGTGGGCGATCGGCGACTTCCTGTCGGCCGCGGAATGCGCGCAGCTCATCACCATGATCGACGAAACCGCGCAGCCGAGCGGTGCCTTCGATATGCCGTACGAATCCGGATACCGCACCAGCTATTCAGGCGATGTCGATCCCGCTGCGCCCTTCGTCCGCCGCATCCAGCGCCGGTTCGACGATCTGCTGGGTCTGGAGCCGGAGACGGGAGAGACCATCCAGGGACAACGCTACCTCGTGGGGCAGCAGTTCCAGCATCATACCGACTGGTTCCCCTCCAACTCCCCTTATTGGCAGATGGAGCGTGGCCGCGGCGGGCAACGGGCGGTCACGGCGATGGCCTTCCTGAACCCGGTGGAGGGCGGCGGCACGACCGACTTCCCGCGGCTCAGTCTCTCGATCGAGCCCAAGCCCGGCGCGCTGCTGGTGTGGAACAATGCCACCGCTGATGGCACGCCCAATCCGTGGACTATCCACGCCGGCCGTCCGGTGACCGCCGGCGTGAAATACGTCATCACGAAGTGGTATCGGGTCCGCCCGTGGCTGTAA
- a CDS encoding RcnB family protein — translation MTKFLKMVGFAALAAGLAVPPVAAEAQDRGDRRAERIDRRSEQRAQRIDRRSEQRAQQVDRSSERQAQRIERRGDWRADQARMQGRLGEGRRIDRRAEEIGRRVEQAGDRDARRIERRGDWRAQQVERRGDRRADRVDDRSDRRNWDNRRNWNNRRDWNNNRQGWNNNDRDRWDRDRSRYDNRRWDNRRDNRYYSGRDERRWDRGWRNDNRYDWGRYRQANRNLYRAGRYYSPYRDWSYRRLNIGFTLNSLFFGSRYWINDPWQYRLPPVYGQYRWIRYYDDVLLVDTYSGQVVDAIYDFYW, via the coding sequence GTGACCAAGTTCTTGAAGATGGTCGGCTTTGCCGCACTGGCAGCCGGCCTAGCCGTGCCGCCCGTAGCGGCCGAGGCGCAGGACCGCGGCGACCGCCGGGCCGAGCGGATCGACCGCCGCAGCGAGCAGCGGGCCCAACGGATCGACCGGCGTAGCGAGCAGCGTGCGCAGCAGGTCGATCGCAGCAGCGAGCGCCAGGCGCAGCGGATCGAACGCCGTGGGGACTGGCGGGCCGATCAGGCGCGGATGCAAGGCCGCTTGGGCGAAGGCCGCCGGATCGATCGACGTGCGGAGGAAATCGGCCGCCGGGTAGAGCAGGCGGGCGACCGCGATGCCCGCCGGATCGAACGGCGCGGCGACTGGCGCGCGCAACAGGTGGAGCGGCGTGGCGATCGGCGGGCCGATCGCGTCGACGACCGCAGCGACCGACGCAATTGGGATAATCGGCGCAACTGGAACAACCGGCGCGACTGGAACAACAATCGCCAGGGTTGGAACAACAACGACCGCGACCGGTGGGACCGGGACCGCAGCCGGTATGACAATCGCCGCTGGGACAATCGCCGCGACAATCGCTATTACAGCGGTCGCGACGAACGGCGGTGGGACCGTGGCTGGCGTAACGACAACCGGTACGATTGGGGCCGGTATCGTCAGGCCAACCGCAACCTCTACCGTGCCGGACGGTACTATTCGCCCTATCGCGACTGGTCGTACCGCCGGCTGAACATCGGCTTTACGCTGAACAGCCTGTTCTTCGGCAGCCGTTACTGGATCAACGACCCGTGGCAGTATCGCCTGCCGCCTGTTTACGGCCAGTATCGCTGGATCCGGTACTACGACGACGTGCTGTTGGTGGACACCTATTCTGGCCAGGTGGTCGACGCGATCTACGACTTCTACTGGTAA